A genomic region of Zea mays cultivar B73 chromosome 6, Zm-B73-REFERENCE-NAM-5.0, whole genome shotgun sequence contains the following coding sequences:
- the LOC103629835 gene encoding berberine bridge enzyme-like 27 yields MSQLLGFEIVYTWIELDDTTPQEAKMAIARTRSSAPVLLLTFLCFYAIIIPSNASPDDFPQCLSGSIPSQLVFAQSSPSFTSVLVSSIRNPRFFTPATVRPLWIVTPTNASHVQAAVACGRRHGVRLRVRSGGHDYEGLSYRSQRPEAFAVVDLSSLRAVRIDERSSTAWVDSGATLGELYYAVAQASGGRLAFPAGLCPTIGVGGHLSGGGFGTLLRKYGLASDNVLDAVLVDARGRLLDRAGMGSDVFWAIRGGGGESFGVVLSWQVRLVPVPPTVTAFRIPVAAGDGAALDVVARWQEVAPALPEDLFIRALLQNRSATFESLYLGTCDALVPVMGRRFPELGMNRTHCREMSWIETVPYFFLGSGATVEDILNRTTSLSTYAKMTSDYVRQAIPRRAWDGIFGKLAQPSAGLMILDPYGAQVGAVPEPATPFPHRAGVLYNIQYVSVWSAGGDGAAHIEWVRDLYAFMEPHVSSNPREAYFNYRDLDLGENVVGVDNISSYEAGKVWGEKYFVDNYERLAVAKAEIDPDDYFRNEQSIPPLVPGN; encoded by the coding sequence ATGTCGCAGCTCCTGGGGTTTGAGATCGTATATACGTGGATCGAGCTCGATGACACAACGCCGCAAGAAGCAAAGATGGCCATAGCCAGGACCAGGAGCTCAGCGCCGGTGCTCCTCTTGACATTCCTGTGTTTCTACGCCATTATCATCCCTTCCAACGCATCACCGGACGACTTTCCCCAATGCCTGTCGGGCAGCATCCCCAGCCAGCTCGTCTTCGCGCAGAGCTCGCCGTCGTTCACCTCGGTCCTGGTGTCATCCATCAGGAACCCACGGTTCTTCACGCCAGCGACGGTGAGGCCGCTGTGGATCGTGACGCCGACGAACGCGTCCCACGTGCAGGCCGCCGTGGCGTGCGGCCGCCGGCACGGCGTCCGCCTCCGCGTCCGCAGCGGTGGTCACGACTACGAGGGCCTGTCCTACAGGTCCCAGCGCCCGGAGGCGTTCGCCGTGGTGGACCTGTCCAGCCTCCGCGCCGTCCGCATCGACGAGCGGAGCTCCACCGCGTGGGTGGACTCCGGCGCGACGCTCGGCGAGCTCTACTACGCCGTGGCGCAGGCCAGCGGCGGCCGGCTCGCGTTCCCGGCCGGCCTGTGCCCGACCATCGGCGTCGGGGGCCACCTCAGCGGCGGCGGCTTCGGCACGCTGCTGCGCAAGTACGGCCTAGCCAGCGACAACGTCCTGGACGCCGTGCTGGTGGACGCCAGGGGAAGGCTCCTGGACAGGGCCGGCATGGGGAGCGACGTGTTCTGGGCCatccggggcggcggcggcgaaagCTTCGGCGTCGTGCTGTCGTGGCAGGTGAGGCTCGTGCCCGTCCCGCCGACCGTCACGGCGTTCAGGATCCCGGTCGCCGCCGGCGACGGCGCCGCCCTGGACGTGGTGGCCAGATGGCAGGAGGTCGCGCCGGCGCTCCCGGAGGACCTCTTCATCAGGGCGCTCCTCCAGAACCGGAGCGCGACCTTCGAGTCCCTGTACCTCGGCACGTGCGACGCGCTGGTGCCGGTGATGGGGCGCCGGTTCCCGGAGCTCGGGATGAACCGCACgcactgccgggagatgagctggATCGAGACCGTGCCCTACTTCTTCCTGGGCAGCGGCGCGACGGTGGAGGACATCCTGAACCGGACCACCTCCCTGAGCACCTACGCCAAGATGACGTCCGACTACGTCCGGCAGGCCATCCCGCGGCGCGCGTGGGACGGTATCTTCGGCAAGCTCGCGCAGCCCAGCGCGGGGCTCATGATCCTGGACCCCTACGGCGCGCAGGTCGGCGCCGTGCCGGAGCCGGCGACGCCGTTCCCGCACCGCGCCGGCGTGCTGTACAACATCCAGTACGTGAGCGTCTGGTCCGCCGGTGGGGATGGGGCGGCGCATATCGAGTGGGTCAGGGACTTGTACGCGTTCATGGAGCCGCACGTGAGCTCCAACCCGAGGGAGGCGTACTTCAACTACAGGGACCTGGACCTCGGTGAGAACGTCGTCGGCGTGGACAACATCAGCAGCTACGAGGCCGGCAAGGTCTGGGGCGAAAAGTACTTCGTGGACAATTACGAGAGACTTGCGGTGGCAAAGGCTGAGATTGACCCCGACGACTACTTCAGGAATGAGCAGAGCATACCACCGCTCGTGCCGGGCAACTAG